Proteins encoded together in one Lathyrus oleraceus cultivar Zhongwan6 chromosome 5, CAAS_Psat_ZW6_1.0, whole genome shotgun sequence window:
- the LOC127085849 gene encoding protein arginine N-methyltransferase 1.5, whose product MPLGDRGGDKSEARFCGVETEFSDDIPEVITFNLSTGKFDFVVAPLTDPSYRPSLVPKNSFGSAAPPFAGSDLVLSPSQWSSHVVGKISSWIDLDSEDETVRIDSETTLRQELAWASHLSLQACLLPAPKGSTCANYARCVNQILQDLSNMQLWLRIPLVLHDDDVTSTDSNSATLVDSWETWNSFRLLCEHHSQLSVALDILSTLPSANSLGRWFGESVRAAIVNTDSFLTNGRGYPCLSKRHQMLITRFFNYNIQIIISGNSGHAKASVGVVDSRSGADSQRHPLRPYLEYVGHLYQKLDPLPEQERFELGYRDYLQSPLQPLMDNLEARTYETFEKDAMKYIQYQRAVSKAMLDMIPDNEASVKTLVLMVVGAGRGPLVRASLQASEETGRKLKVYAVEKNPNAVVTLHALVRLEGWEDTVTIVSCDMRYWNAPEKADILVSELLGSFGDNELSPECLDGAQRFLKPGGISIPSSYTSFIQPVTASKLYNDVKAHKDISHFETAYVVKIHNAARLAPCQSVFTFTHPKPADDRESNERYKKLHFTLPNDTGSAMVHGFAGYFDATLYKDVHLGIEPLTATPNMFSWFSIFFPLRTPICVKPGSKLEVDFWRCCGPKKVWYEWCVTSPSPSPIHNSNGRSYWVGL is encoded by the exons ATGCCTCTCGGAGACAGAGGAGGTGATAAAAGCGAAGCTCGATTTTGCGGCGTAGAAACAGAGTTCAGCGATGACATACCTGAAGTCATTACTTTCAATCTTTCCACTGGAAAATTCGATTTCGTCGTTGCTCCTCTG ACAGATCCTTCCTATAGGCCAAGCTTGGTGCCAAAGAATAGTTTTGGATCTGCAGCCCCGCCTTTTGCTGGGTCAGACTTGGTCTTAAGCCCATCCCAGTGGAGTAGTCATGTAGTTG GCAAAATTAGCTCATGGATTGATTTGGACTCGGAAGATGAGACTGTTAGAATTGATTCTGAAACCACTCTTAGACAAGAACTAGCCTGGGCTTCTCATCTCTCATTACAG GCTTGCCTGCTTCCTGCCCCTAAAGGATCCACTTGTGCTAATTATGCACGGTGTGTGAATCAAATCTTACAGGACCTGAGTAATATGCAG CTGTGGCTTAGGATTCCCTTGGTTCTGCATGATGATGATGTTACATCAACAGATTCAAACTCAGCCACTTTG GTTGACTCCTGGGAGACATGGAATTCATTTCGTCTGCTGTGCGAGCACCACAGTCAACTGTCAGTTGCACTTGATATTCT AAGTACATTGCCTTCAGCAAATTCGTTAGGACGGTGGTTTGGAGAGTCTGTTAGAGCAGCTATTGTAAATACTGAT TCCTTTTTAACTAATGGTCGTGGGTATCCGTGCCTCTCCAAGCGCCATCAGATGTTGATTACCCGGTTTTTTAACTATAATATACAG ATAATTATATCTGGAAATTCTGGTCATGCTAAAGCAAGTGTGGGTGTAGTAGATTCACGTTCTGGTGCAG ATTCACAAAGACATCCTTTGCGTCCATATCTGGAATATGTTGGACATCTTTACCAAAAGTTGGATCCTCTTCCTGAGCAAGAACGTTTTGAG CTTGGATACAGGGATTATTTACAGTCACCTTTACAA CCTTTGATGGATAATTTGGAGGCTCGTACTTATGAGACTTTTGAGAAAGATGCTATGAAATACATTCAG TATCAAAGAGCAGTAAGTAAAGCAATGCTGGACATGATTCCCGATAACGAGGCATCTGTTAAAACCCTT GTACTAATGGTTGTTGGGGCAGGGCGTGGACCTCTTGTGCGGGCATCATTACAG GCTTCAGAAGAAACTGGGCGAAAGCTAAAAGTTTACGCCGTTGAGAAGAATCCAAATGCAGTTGTTACCCTTCAT GCATTAGTTAGATTAGAGGGATGGGAGGATACTGTTACTATAGTATCATGCGACATGCGCTATTGGAATGCCCCTGAAAAAGCTGATATATTG GTTAGTGAACTGCTAGGTTCTTTTGGTGACAATGAACTGTCTCCCGAGTGCCTTGATGGAGCTCAGAGGTTTTTAAAGCCTGGAGGAATTTCAATACCGTCTTC GTACACAAGTTTCATTCAACCAGTGACAGCTTCAAAGTTATACAATGAT GTTAAGGCACATAAAGATATTTCACACTTCGAAACTGCTTATGTTGTTAAAATACACAATGCAGCTCGACTTGCACCATGTCAATCC GTTTTTACATTTACTCATCCAAAACCTGCTGATGATAGAGAAAGCAATGAACGCTATAAGAAGTTGCATTTTACACTACCAAATGACACTGGATCCGCAATGGTACATG GATTTGCTGGCTACTTTGATGCCACTCTTTACAAGGATGTGCATCTTGGAATTGAGCCTTTAACAGCTACACCAAATATGTTCAGCTG GTTTTCAATATTTTTCCCTCTAAGGACACCTATTTGCGTGAAACCAGGTTCTAAACTTGAAGTAGATTTCTGGCGCTGTTGTGGTCCTAAGAAG GTTTGGTATGAGTGGTGCGTAACATCTCCTTCGCCGTCTCCAATCCACAACAGTAATGGACGTTCATACTGGGTTGGGCTTTAG